From one Luteipulveratus mongoliensis genomic stretch:
- a CDS encoding MFS transporter, producing the protein MRERLGIPHIARHRTFVTAVAVDAVGSGVFMPVSVLYFLATTSLTLPQVGAALSIAALVSLPFVLFVGQVVDRVGAKRVLIVANAVQAIGFVGYTQASSFAEVVLLTSLVGLGQSAFWASYSPLVAALSEPGERELWFGFLGALRNVGFALGGLAAGLVVTIDTTTAYRAVVLANAASYVVAVVLYLLVRDTAQQRPPEEDRAHWAVALRDKPFRILVLGNLVYALCSMALNIAMPVYASEILELPGWVTGAIFTVNTVLVGFGQGLVVRRMTGHARYRIALLANVVFAAGFVLLAGVSALSTSLAAVAILVAVAVYTLGELLGGPVLTTIAVDSRPAHLRGRYMALYQLSWLVCGIIAPSAFTWLLAHGEMTVWFALIGVAAVGALICMRMPSVLPVAAARVTNRADDAADASTVA; encoded by the coding sequence GTGCGCGAACGACTGGGCATCCCCCACATAGCCCGACATCGGACCTTCGTCACGGCCGTCGCCGTTGACGCGGTCGGCAGTGGCGTCTTCATGCCGGTCTCGGTCCTGTACTTCCTTGCAACCACCTCGCTGACCCTCCCCCAGGTAGGAGCCGCGCTCTCGATCGCGGCTCTTGTGAGCCTGCCGTTCGTGCTCTTCGTGGGTCAGGTGGTCGACCGGGTCGGCGCCAAGCGAGTGCTCATCGTCGCCAACGCCGTGCAGGCGATCGGCTTCGTCGGCTACACCCAGGCCTCATCGTTCGCCGAGGTCGTCCTACTCACCAGCCTCGTGGGGCTCGGCCAATCGGCATTCTGGGCGTCGTACTCCCCGCTCGTCGCAGCGCTGTCCGAGCCCGGCGAGCGCGAGCTGTGGTTCGGGTTCCTAGGCGCCCTGCGCAACGTCGGCTTTGCGCTAGGCGGCCTGGCAGCGGGTCTCGTCGTCACGATCGACACGACCACGGCGTACCGCGCGGTCGTCCTGGCGAACGCCGCGTCGTACGTCGTCGCCGTCGTCCTCTACCTGCTGGTGCGCGACACGGCGCAGCAGCGCCCGCCCGAAGAGGACCGAGCGCACTGGGCAGTTGCGTTGCGGGACAAGCCTTTTCGGATCCTTGTGCTCGGCAATCTGGTTTACGCCCTCTGCTCCATGGCGCTCAACATCGCGATGCCTGTGTACGCCTCGGAGATCCTGGAGCTGCCCGGCTGGGTCACGGGCGCGATCTTCACCGTCAACACGGTGCTCGTCGGGTTCGGCCAGGGTCTGGTGGTGCGGCGGATGACTGGCCACGCCCGCTACCGCATCGCGCTGCTGGCGAATGTCGTCTTCGCAGCAGGGTTCGTTCTGCTGGCCGGTGTCAGCGCCCTTTCGACCTCGCTCGCCGCCGTGGCCATTCTGGTCGCCGTCGCCGTCTACACCCTCGGCGAGCTGCTCGGCGGACCCGTCCTCACGACGATCGCCGTCGACAGCAGGCCGGCCCACCTGCGCGGCCGCTACATGGCGCTCTATCAGCTCTCGTGGCTCGTCTGCGGCATCATCGCGCCGTCGGCCTTCACCTGGCTGCTGGCCCATGGCGAGATGACCGTGTGGTTCGCCCTCATCGGGGTCGCAGCGGTCGGCGCGCTGATCTGTATGCGGATGCCGTCTGTCCTGCCGGTCGCGGCGGCGCGGGTGACGAACCGCGCCGATGACGCAGCCGACGCGAGCACGGTCGCCTGA
- a CDS encoding Abi-alpha family protein, translating into MTTDYTVPTTSVDDYAPAPEVLGQNGSHGNGSTAVPYTNGASPAAAVERATPPPVQQTTDASPGVVEQWDEPHGILDRQVIPGIPTGALLRAVPDVAKVAGLMILRTNQWTLTASLHLGNVVVRGAVSGQSAQAVFHQIGSEAKESVREILGVADEPDPMPKEFRNRIVGSGPAHQYNGITLPDRLNALLDASADLTYKDGGHPAYVRLLSELAPDEARILRLFARSGPQPSVDVRTKKPFGVGSVLIAPGITMIGRYAGCLNIERVPAYLNNMFRLGLVWFSQEPLPEQSVYDVLEAQEEVEEAMKEAGKGVTVRRSIELTAFGRNLCAMTGLLPPVDSNARASLGETGRQVPPPDARDKSGSPT; encoded by the coding sequence ATGACTACTGACTACACCGTCCCCACCACTTCCGTGGATGACTACGCGCCCGCTCCAGAGGTCCTTGGTCAGAACGGGTCACACGGCAACGGGTCCACCGCGGTCCCTTATACGAACGGTGCCTCACCGGCAGCAGCCGTCGAGCGAGCGACGCCTCCACCTGTGCAGCAGACGACTGACGCGTCTCCAGGCGTCGTCGAGCAGTGGGATGAGCCGCACGGGATCCTGGACCGCCAAGTCATCCCGGGTATCCCGACGGGTGCACTGCTGCGGGCCGTCCCCGATGTCGCCAAGGTCGCCGGCCTCATGATCCTGCGCACCAACCAGTGGACCCTGACCGCTTCCCTGCACCTGGGCAACGTCGTGGTTCGTGGTGCCGTCTCGGGGCAGTCGGCACAAGCGGTCTTCCACCAGATCGGGAGCGAGGCCAAGGAGTCCGTACGCGAGATCCTCGGCGTGGCCGACGAGCCGGACCCGATGCCGAAGGAGTTCCGCAACCGGATCGTCGGAAGCGGCCCGGCGCATCAGTACAACGGCATCACGTTGCCCGACCGGCTCAACGCGCTGCTGGACGCCTCGGCCGACCTGACGTACAAGGACGGCGGCCACCCGGCGTACGTCCGGCTGCTGTCCGAGCTGGCTCCCGACGAGGCCCGCATCCTGCGTCTGTTCGCGCGCAGCGGCCCGCAGCCCTCCGTGGACGTGCGCACCAAGAAGCCGTTCGGTGTCGGCAGCGTGCTGATCGCGCCGGGCATCACGATGATCGGCCGCTACGCAGGATGCCTGAACATCGAGCGTGTGCCGGCCTACCTGAACAACATGTTCCGTCTCGGCCTGGTCTGGTTCTCCCAGGAGCCGCTTCCTGAGCAGAGCGTGTATGACGTGCTCGAGGCTCAGGAAGAGGTCGAGGAGGCCATGAAGGAGGCGGGCAAGGGGGTCACCGTCCGGCGCAGCATCGAGCTGACCGCGTTTGGGCGCAACCTGTGCGCGATGACCGGTCTGCTGCCGCCCGTCGACAGCAACGCACGCGCATCGCTGGGAGAGACCGGGCGACAGGTGCCTCCACCCGACGCGCGCGACAAGTCAGGTTCCCCCACCTGA
- a CDS encoding sigma 54-interacting transcriptional regulator, which yields MTESRTESPAIKTVGELRASGHEQRSLKAEIRGNLIAALAQGRDPWPGIQGFGATVIPQLERALLAGHDIVLLGERGQGKTRVLRTLAGLLDEWTPVIDGSELGEHPYEPITPASVRRVAELGDDLPVSWRHRDERYTEKLATPDTSVADLVGDVDPMKVAEGRHLGDPETIHFGLIPRSHRGIVAINELPDLAERIQVAMLNVMEERDIQVRGYVLRLPLDVLVVASANPEDYTNRGRIITPLKDRFGAEIRTHYPLEVEDEIAVIQQEAQLVATVPDFLVEVLARFTRALRESTYVDQRSGVSARFAIAGAETIAAAALHRATVRGEDEPVARVVDLETAVDVLGGKIELESGHEDRGQEVLELLLRTATADTVRQRLRGIDLALLVSALEGGAQVTTGDHVTAAELIESLPVLGESDLYDSVAERLGASTQGERASAIEFALEGLYLARKVSKDSDETGTTTYG from the coding sequence GTGACGGAAAGCCGGACTGAATCACCTGCCATCAAAACCGTCGGCGAGCTACGCGCGAGTGGCCACGAGCAGCGCAGCCTGAAGGCCGAGATTCGAGGCAACCTCATCGCCGCTCTGGCCCAGGGGCGAGATCCGTGGCCAGGCATTCAGGGCTTCGGCGCAACGGTGATCCCGCAGCTGGAGCGGGCGCTCCTGGCCGGGCACGACATCGTGCTGCTCGGTGAGCGGGGCCAGGGAAAGACCCGTGTCCTGCGCACTCTTGCCGGCCTGCTCGATGAGTGGACGCCCGTCATCGACGGCTCTGAGCTGGGCGAGCACCCCTACGAGCCGATCACACCCGCGTCCGTACGTCGGGTTGCCGAGCTCGGCGACGACCTGCCGGTGTCGTGGCGGCACCGCGACGAGCGTTACACCGAAAAGCTCGCCACGCCCGACACCTCGGTCGCAGACCTCGTCGGCGATGTCGACCCGATGAAGGTCGCCGAGGGCCGCCACCTGGGCGACCCGGAGACGATCCACTTCGGGCTCATCCCTCGGTCGCACCGGGGGATCGTGGCCATCAACGAGCTGCCCGACCTGGCCGAACGCATCCAGGTCGCGATGCTCAACGTGATGGAGGAGCGGGACATCCAGGTGCGTGGCTACGTGCTGCGACTGCCGCTCGATGTGCTCGTCGTGGCCAGCGCAAACCCGGAGGACTACACCAACCGCGGGCGCATCATCACCCCGCTCAAGGACCGCTTCGGCGCCGAGATCCGTACCCACTACCCGCTCGAGGTCGAGGACGAGATCGCGGTCATCCAGCAGGAGGCACAGCTGGTCGCGACCGTGCCGGACTTCCTGGTCGAGGTCTTGGCACGGTTCACCCGAGCGTTGCGCGAGTCGACCTACGTCGACCAACGTTCAGGCGTATCAGCACGATTCGCGATTGCCGGGGCCGAGACGATTGCGGCGGCAGCGCTGCACCGCGCCACCGTTCGTGGCGAGGATGAGCCAGTCGCGCGAGTGGTCGACCTCGAGACGGCGGTCGATGTGCTGGGCGGCAAGATCGAGCTCGAGTCCGGCCATGAGGATCGGGGCCAGGAGGTGCTGGAGCTCCTCCTGCGGACCGCCACCGCCGATACCGTGCGGCAGCGGCTGCGAGGCATCGACCTCGCGCTCCTCGTCAGTGCCCTCGAGGGCGGCGCCCAGGTGACGACCGGTGATCACGTCACGGCGGCCGAGCTGATCGAGTCGCTCCCTGTGCTCGGCGAGTCCGACCTCTACGACAGCGTTGCCGAGCGTCTGGGTGCCTCGACCCAGGGCGAGCGTGCCAGCGCGATCGAGTTCGCTCTGGAGGGCCTCTACCTGGCTCGCAAGGTCAGCAAGGACTCCGACGAGACCGGCACCACGACGTACGGCTGA
- the pdxS gene encoding pyridoxal 5'-phosphate synthase lyase subunit PdxS produces the protein MSENLSQESVTTPATGTARVKRGMAEMLKGGVIMDVVTAEQAKIAEDAGAVAVMALERVPADIRAQGGVSRMSDPDMIDSIIEAVSIPVMAKARIGHFVEAQVLQSLGVDYIDESEVLTPADYANHIDKWEFTVPFVCGATNLGEALRRITEGAAMIRSKGEAGTGDVSNATTHMRQIRQELRRLQNLPEDELYVAAKELQAPYELVKDVALAGKLPVVLFTAGGIATPADAAMMMRLGAEGVFVGSGIFKSGNPAERAQAIVKATTFYDDPDVIAKVSRGLGEAMVGINVEEIPEPHRLAERGW, from the coding sequence ATGTCTGAGAACTTGTCCCAGGAGTCCGTCACCACGCCCGCCACCGGTACCGCGCGGGTCAAGCGCGGCATGGCGGAGATGCTCAAGGGCGGCGTGATCATGGACGTCGTCACCGCCGAGCAGGCCAAGATCGCCGAGGACGCCGGCGCCGTCGCCGTCATGGCGCTGGAGCGCGTCCCGGCCGACATCCGCGCCCAGGGCGGGGTGTCGCGGATGAGCGACCCGGACATGATCGACAGCATCATCGAGGCGGTCTCGATCCCCGTGATGGCCAAGGCCCGGATCGGCCACTTTGTCGAGGCGCAGGTGCTGCAGAGCTTGGGTGTCGACTACATCGACGAGTCCGAGGTGCTGACGCCCGCGGACTACGCCAACCACATCGACAAGTGGGAGTTCACGGTTCCCTTCGTCTGTGGTGCGACCAACCTGGGCGAGGCGCTGCGCCGGATCACCGAGGGTGCGGCGATGATCCGTTCCAAGGGCGAGGCCGGCACCGGCGACGTGTCCAACGCGACGACCCACATGCGCCAGATCCGCCAGGAGCTGCGCCGCCTGCAGAACCTGCCGGAGGACGAGCTCTACGTGGCCGCCAAGGAGCTGCAGGCGCCGTACGAGCTGGTCAAGGATGTCGCGCTGGCCGGCAAGCTGCCTGTCGTGCTCTTCACCGCCGGCGGCATCGCGACGCCCGCCGACGCGGCGATGATGATGCGGCTCGGTGCCGAGGGCGTCTTCGTCGGCTCCGGCATCTTCAAGAGCGGCAACCCGGCCGAGCGTGCCCAGGCCATCGTCAAGGCCACGACGTTCTACGACGACCCCGACGTGATCGCCAAGGTGTCACGCGGCCTGGGAGAGGCGATGGTCGGCATCAACGTCGAGGAGATCCCCGAGCCGCACCGCCTGGCCGAGCGCGGCTGGTGA
- a CDS encoding vWA domain-containing protein produces MPRKDFQRSRYGRYVDGPDPLAPPVDLGEALDAIGEDVMAGYSPEHALQEFLRRGGRSQRGLDDLARQVAQRRREILQRHNLDGTFQEIKELLDRAVLNERKQLARDLDDDARFSEMRLEQLPASPAAAVNELGDYQWRSSEARADFERIKDLLGREALDQRFAGMKQALENATDEDRERISQMLDDLNHLLAAHARGDNTDEQFQQLMEKHGEFFPEHPETVEELLDALAQRAAAAQRMRNSLTQEQRDELDSLAQNAFGSPRLMEQLSQLDNNLRGLRPGEDWSGSAPMEGEQGLGLGDGTGALQDLAELDALSEQLSQQYAGARMEDVDLDALAKQLGDEAAVDAQTLTELERALRQRGYLHRDAQGQLQLSPQAMRQIGKSLMQDVAQRLSGRSGQRDLRRSGAAGEASGATRPWEFGDTEPWDVTRSLTNAAVRRASDPDGPLLHLDDVEIRETEARTQAAVALLVDTSFSMAMDGRWVPMKRTALALHHLVSTRFRGDDLQLIGFGRHAQTMQIEELTALDAEWDKGTNLHHALLLANRHFRRHPNAQPVLLIVTDGEPTSHLEPDGEVFFSYPPHPLTIAYSVRELDASTRLGATTTIFRLGEDPGLARFLDQLAKRCGGRIVAPELDGLGAAVVDGYLSSRSFASRLYGGPHLAG; encoded by the coding sequence TTGCCACGTAAAGACTTTCAGCGGTCACGTTATGGCCGGTACGTCGACGGTCCCGACCCGTTGGCGCCGCCCGTCGATCTCGGAGAGGCGCTCGACGCCATCGGCGAGGACGTTATGGCCGGCTACTCGCCCGAGCACGCACTCCAGGAGTTCCTTCGCCGTGGTGGACGCTCGCAGCGCGGGCTGGACGACCTTGCGCGGCAGGTCGCCCAACGCCGTCGCGAGATCCTGCAGCGCCACAACCTCGACGGCACCTTCCAGGAGATCAAGGAGCTGCTCGACCGCGCGGTCCTCAACGAGCGCAAGCAGCTCGCCCGCGATCTCGACGACGACGCCAGGTTCTCCGAGATGCGGCTCGAGCAGCTGCCGGCCTCGCCGGCTGCCGCGGTCAACGAGCTGGGCGACTATCAGTGGCGCAGCAGCGAGGCGCGAGCCGACTTCGAGCGGATCAAGGACCTCCTGGGTCGCGAGGCGTTGGACCAGCGATTCGCGGGCATGAAGCAGGCGCTCGAGAACGCCACTGATGAGGACCGCGAACGCATCAGCCAGATGCTCGATGACCTCAACCACCTCCTGGCGGCGCATGCGCGCGGGGACAACACGGACGAGCAGTTCCAGCAGCTCATGGAGAAGCACGGGGAGTTCTTCCCGGAGCATCCCGAGACGGTCGAGGAGCTGCTGGACGCACTGGCTCAACGCGCCGCCGCTGCGCAGCGCATGCGCAACTCGCTCACCCAGGAGCAGCGTGACGAGCTGGATTCACTGGCACAGAACGCTTTTGGCTCACCACGCTTGATGGAGCAGCTGTCGCAGCTGGACAACAACCTGCGCGGACTGCGACCCGGCGAGGACTGGTCAGGTTCGGCGCCGATGGAGGGGGAGCAGGGTCTGGGGCTGGGTGACGGGACCGGCGCGCTCCAGGACCTCGCCGAGCTCGACGCGCTCAGCGAGCAGCTGTCCCAGCAGTACGCCGGAGCCCGCATGGAGGACGTCGACCTCGATGCTCTCGCCAAGCAGCTCGGCGACGAGGCGGCCGTTGACGCCCAGACGTTGACCGAGCTCGAACGCGCCCTGCGACAACGCGGATACCTGCATCGCGACGCCCAAGGACAGCTCCAGCTCTCACCTCAGGCGATGCGACAGATCGGCAAGTCGCTCATGCAGGATGTTGCGCAGCGGTTGTCCGGTCGGAGCGGCCAGCGCGACCTACGCCGGTCGGGTGCGGCGGGGGAGGCCAGCGGCGCCACGCGTCCGTGGGAGTTCGGTGACACCGAGCCGTGGGACGTGACCCGCTCCTTGACCAATGCCGCCGTACGCAGAGCCAGCGACCCGGACGGGCCGCTGCTGCACCTGGACGACGTCGAGATCCGCGAGACCGAGGCGCGTACCCAAGCGGCCGTGGCGCTGCTGGTCGACACGTCCTTCTCGATGGCGATGGACGGTCGCTGGGTCCCGATGAAGCGCACCGCCCTCGCCCTGCACCACCTGGTCAGCACCCGCTTCCGCGGTGACGACTTGCAGCTCATCGGCTTCGGGCGGCACGCCCAGACGATGCAGATCGAGGAGCTGACGGCGCTGGACGCCGAGTGGGACAAGGGCACCAACCTCCATCACGCGCTGCTGCTCGCCAACCGCCACTTCCGTCGGCACCCCAACGCTCAACCGGTGCTGCTGATCGTGACGGACGGCGAGCCCACCTCTCACCTCGAGCCGGACGGAGAGGTGTTCTTCTCCTATCCACCGCATCCGCTGACGATCGCTTACAGCGTTCGCGAGCTGGACGCGTCCACCCGTCTCGGTGCCACCACGACGATCTTCCGGCTCGGCGAGGACCCCGGTCTGGCGCGCTTTCTCGACCAGCTGGCCAAGCGCTGCGGCGGCCGCATCGTGGCACCCGAGCTCGACGGACTGGGTGCAGCCGTCGTCGACGGATACCTCAGCTCGCGGTCCTTCGCCTCGCGGCTGTATGGCGGCCCACACCTCGCCGGGTGA
- a CDS encoding GNAT family N-acetyltransferase, which yields MSTTATIRPRRPDDIPALVEVLAAQQPTSHYPLRWPLPFPPEEFVVRKDEERAWVAELDGSVIGHVAVSAVDDDELGQIWSAGAGRPIRELACMSVLFVDDRAKGTGAGGALIRTSVDWIRGSGRTPVLDVVQRHSTAASVYLHLGWRQVGTARPEWLPDHEPPILLMVLPD from the coding sequence GTGAGCACGACTGCCACGATCCGGCCGCGACGGCCGGACGACATTCCTGCGTTGGTCGAGGTGCTCGCCGCGCAGCAGCCCACCTCGCACTACCCGCTGCGCTGGCCCCTGCCCTTTCCGCCCGAGGAGTTCGTTGTCCGCAAGGACGAGGAGCGGGCCTGGGTCGCGGAGCTCGATGGCTCCGTGATCGGTCACGTCGCGGTCAGCGCGGTCGACGATGACGAGCTCGGGCAGATCTGGTCGGCGGGAGCGGGGCGTCCGATTCGCGAGCTGGCTTGTATGTCAGTGCTGTTCGTCGATGACCGCGCCAAAGGGACCGGCGCCGGCGGCGCGCTCATCCGCACCTCGGTCGACTGGATCAGGGGCAGCGGCCGTACGCCGGTGCTCGATGTCGTCCAGCGCCACTCGACGGCCGCTTCGGTCTACCTGCACCTGGGTTGGCGCCAGGTGGGCACCGCGCGACCGGAGTGGCTGCCGGATCACGAGCCACCGATCCTGCTGATGGTGCTGCCCGACTGA
- a CDS encoding alkaline phosphatase D family protein → MSLPQLSRRQLLGLTGATGLAAATTLTTTSSPARALVGSDNPFTLGVASGDPEPDGVVLWTRLAPQPLALDGRGGMSDRPVVVQWEIATDPSFGAHSIARRGSEIARPSLAHSVHAEVHGLRPDRVYWYRFRAGHSISPAGRTRTAPAYNARLNELRFAFTSCSNLPAGYFTAYRHMAQDDLDLVMHLGDYVYEGPGVSTIPGRSHTSGAEMFDLPGYRLRYSQYKNDPDLQAAHAAAPWIVTPDDHEVENNYAGAISELDKEPDQDPAIFLKRRAAAYQAYYEHQPVRRRSIPKGADMQLYRRLRYGRLADFNVLDTRQYRDDQIEGCAQPCTERYQPGRTMLGAQQERWLLSGLSASRSTWKVVGNQVVTFDADGKSGAGESYGMDNWMGYANARQRWYDSLHQHGVQNTVVVTGDAHRSAVADLKLDFRDQASPTVGVELLGTSITSGGDGKDMDGTGTTWLAENPHLKFANSQRGYQRCVLTPTEWRTDYRVVDKVTTPGGVISTRGEIYIEAGRPGVADVVRH, encoded by the coding sequence GTGTCTCTCCCACAGCTCAGTCGTCGCCAGCTGCTTGGTCTCACCGGTGCCACCGGACTGGCCGCAGCCACGACGCTCACCACCACCTCGAGCCCTGCCCGGGCTCTGGTCGGCTCGGACAACCCCTTCACTCTCGGTGTCGCGAGCGGCGACCCTGAGCCCGACGGTGTCGTCCTCTGGACCCGACTCGCGCCGCAGCCCTTGGCTCTCGACGGCCGCGGCGGCATGTCCGACCGCCCGGTCGTCGTGCAGTGGGAGATCGCGACCGACCCCTCGTTCGGCGCCCACAGCATCGCCCGCCGTGGTTCTGAGATCGCACGTCCATCGCTCGCACACTCGGTCCACGCCGAGGTCCACGGCCTGCGGCCGGATCGCGTGTACTGGTACCGGTTCCGCGCCGGCCACAGCATCAGCCCGGCCGGCCGCACCCGGACCGCGCCGGCGTACAACGCTCGACTGAACGAGCTGCGTTTCGCGTTCACCAGCTGCTCGAACCTGCCCGCGGGCTACTTCACGGCATATCGCCACATGGCACAGGACGACCTCGACCTGGTCATGCATCTCGGTGACTACGTCTATGAAGGTCCGGGCGTGAGCACGATTCCCGGACGGTCGCACACCTCCGGGGCCGAGATGTTCGACCTGCCGGGCTACCGCCTGCGCTACTCCCAGTACAAGAACGACCCAGACCTGCAGGCTGCGCACGCCGCCGCGCCGTGGATCGTCACGCCGGACGACCACGAGGTCGAGAACAACTACGCAGGCGCGATCTCCGAGCTCGACAAGGAGCCCGACCAGGACCCGGCGATCTTCCTGAAGCGGCGCGCGGCGGCGTACCAGGCGTACTACGAGCACCAACCCGTCCGGCGCCGGTCCATCCCCAAGGGTGCAGACATGCAGCTGTACCGCCGGCTGCGCTACGGCCGGCTCGCCGACTTCAACGTGCTGGACACCCGGCAGTACCGCGACGACCAGATCGAGGGCTGCGCCCAGCCCTGCACCGAGCGATACCAGCCCGGCCGCACCATGCTCGGTGCGCAGCAAGAGCGCTGGCTGCTCAGCGGACTCTCGGCGTCGCGGTCGACCTGGAAGGTCGTGGGCAACCAGGTCGTGACGTTCGACGCCGACGGCAAGAGCGGCGCGGGCGAGAGCTACGGGATGGACAACTGGATGGGCTACGCGAACGCACGCCAGCGCTGGTACGACAGCCTCCATCAGCACGGCGTGCAGAACACCGTCGTCGTCACCGGCGACGCCCACCGCAGCGCTGTCGCCGACCTCAAGCTGGACTTCCGTGACCAGGCATCGCCCACCGTCGGCGTCGAGCTGCTCGGCACGTCCATCACCTCGGGCGGTGACGGCAAGGACATGGACGGGACCGGTACGACCTGGCTCGCCGAGAACCCGCACCTGAAGTTCGCGAACTCGCAGCGCGGCTACCAGCGCTGCGTGCTGACGCCCACGGAGTGGCGTACGGACTACCGCGTGGTCGACAAGGTGACGACGCCCGGCGGGGTCATCAGCACCCGCGGCGAGATCTACATCGAGGCCGGTCGGCCAGGGGTCGCGGACGTCGTCCGCCACTGA
- a CDS encoding deoxyribonuclease IV, which translates to MTISIGAHVEQADPVAEALARETTLVQFFLGDPQGYKGPEIRFSGGADGLRAAAQEAGVDLYVHAPYIVNVATTNNRIRIPSRKLLQQHMDAAAEIGAKGLIVHGGHVNKDDDPAKGFDNWRKAIEATDLKIPLLIENTAGGDNAMARHLDRIDGVWQAIQSADGVENVGFCLDTCHAWAGGIKLTEAVERVHGITGRIDLVHANDSRDSFDSGADRHANFGSGQLDPDDFASVVRDAGAPVICETPGGAEEHLADFAWMRERL; encoded by the coding sequence ATGACGATCTCCATCGGCGCGCACGTCGAGCAGGCAGACCCCGTGGCTGAGGCACTCGCTCGGGAGACCACGCTGGTCCAGTTCTTCCTGGGCGACCCGCAGGGTTACAAGGGTCCCGAAATCCGGTTCTCCGGCGGCGCGGACGGCCTGCGTGCTGCAGCCCAGGAGGCGGGCGTCGATCTGTACGTCCACGCTCCCTACATCGTCAACGTCGCCACCACCAACAACCGGATCCGTATCCCGAGCCGCAAGCTGCTCCAGCAGCACATGGACGCGGCCGCCGAGATCGGTGCCAAGGGCCTGATCGTGCACGGTGGGCACGTCAACAAGGACGACGACCCCGCTAAGGGGTTCGACAACTGGCGCAAGGCGATCGAGGCGACCGATCTCAAGATCCCGCTTCTGATCGAGAACACCGCCGGCGGTGACAACGCGATGGCGCGTCACCTCGATCGCATCGACGGCGTCTGGCAGGCGATCCAGTCGGCCGATGGCGTCGAGAACGTCGGCTTCTGCCTCGACACCTGTCACGCCTGGGCCGGAGGCATCAAGCTGACCGAGGCCGTCGAGCGTGTGCACGGCATCACCGGACGGATCGACTTGGTGCACGCCAACGACAGTCGCGACTCGTTCGACTCCGGCGCCGACCGGCACGCCAACTTCGGCTCAGGCCAGCTCGACCCGGACGACTTCGCCTCGGTCGTCCGCGACGCCGGTGCGCCGGTCATCTGTGAGACACCGGGCGGAGCCGAGGAGCACCTGGCCGACTTCGCGTGGATGCGCGAACGCCTGTGA
- the pdxT gene encoding pyridoxal 5'-phosphate synthase glutaminase subunit PdxT: protein MISPLVGVLAVQGDVREHVRALEEAGARAIGVRRPEEISQLDGLVLPGGESTTIDKLLRTFDLQQPLRERIADGLPVYGSCAGMILLADQVKDGRPDQQTLGGLDVTVRRNAFGRQVDSFETDLEMTGIEGGPVHAVFIRAPWVEAIGPDVRVLATVPDGPAAGRVVAVQQGALLATSFHPEVTGDHRIHRYFVTQTLRT from the coding sequence ATGATTTCGCCGCTGGTCGGGGTCCTTGCGGTGCAAGGAGACGTACGCGAGCACGTTCGTGCGCTCGAGGAAGCGGGAGCCCGCGCGATCGGCGTACGCCGGCCGGAGGAGATCTCCCAGCTCGACGGGTTGGTGCTGCCAGGCGGAGAGTCGACGACCATCGACAAGCTGCTGCGCACCTTCGACCTCCAGCAGCCGCTCCGGGAGCGGATCGCTGACGGTCTGCCGGTCTACGGATCCTGCGCGGGCATGATCCTGCTCGCCGACCAGGTGAAGGACGGCCGGCCTGATCAGCAGACCCTGGGTGGTCTCGATGTCACGGTGCGGCGCAACGCGTTCGGTCGCCAGGTCGACTCGTTCGAGACCGACCTGGAGATGACTGGTATCGAGGGCGGCCCGGTGCACGCGGTCTTCATCCGCGCACCGTGGGTCGAGGCGATCGGGCCGGATGTCCGGGTGCTGGCCACCGTGCCCGACGGACCGGCAGCAGGACGTGTCGTCGCCGTACAGCAGGGTGCGCTGCTCGCGACGTCCTTCCACCCCGAGGTGACGGGCGACCACCGAATCCATCGCTACTTCGTCACTCAGACTTTGCGCACCTGA